A portion of the Anoplopoma fimbria isolate UVic2021 breed Golden Eagle Sablefish chromosome 15, Afim_UVic_2022, whole genome shotgun sequence genome contains these proteins:
- the LOC129103663 gene encoding proton-coupled zinc antiporter SLC30A2-like produces MEISTEKHLIEAHLEPLRWTSSPEDRYSDSASESSEDVSSEDGLWQPDRLCQETSSTSAAESDQRRLARRKLFMACAVSLVFMTGEVVGGYAAHSLAIMTDAAHLLTDFGSILISIFSLWISSRPQTHNMTFGWHRAEILGMLLSVMSIWAVTALLVISAAQRISDGDYDIDSQIMLITSGCAVGVNVLMVLILHQSGASHGHSHTFMPTHKQRRGRGHHHSHGNASVKAAFVHVVGDLVQSVGVLLAATIIHFWPEYKIADPICTFLFSVLVLGTTLPITKDVFRILMEGTPQGVTFSTVRELLLSVRGVVSVHSLHMWSLNMTHSLLSVHMVTGEDADAQIVRLKATKLLRSEFGFSSVTIQVEH; encoded by the exons ATGGAGATATCAACAGAGAAACATCTGATCGAGGCTCATTTGGAGCCTCTTAGATG GACGAGTTCTCCAGAGGACAGATATTCAGACTCTGCATCAGAGTCCAGTGAAGACGTCTCCAGTGAGGACGGCCTCTGGCAGCCGGACCGGCTCTGCCAGGAGACGAGCTCGACGTCGGCGGCCGAGAGCGACCAGAGACGTTTGGCCAGAAGGAAGCTTTTCATGGCCTGTGCTGTCAGCCTCGTCTTCATGACCGGAGAGGTGGTTG GTGGATACGCCGCTCACAGTCTGGCCATCATGACGGACGCAGCTCATCTTCTGACGGACTTTGGCAGCATCCTGATCAGCATCTTCTCTCTGTGGATCTCCTCCAGgcctcaaacacacaacatgacCTTTGGGTGGCATCGAGCAG AGATTCTGGGCATGTTGCTGTCAGTGATGTCTATCTGGGCTGTAACGGCACTGCTTGTCATATCAGCCGCTCAGAGGATCTCTGATGGAGACTACGACATCGACAGTCAGATCATGCTCATCACTTCAGGCTGCGCTGTGGGAGTCAACGTCCT gaTGGTCCTGATCCTCCATCAGTCCGGAGCCTCACACGGCCACAGTCACACATTCATGCCGACCCACAAACAGCGTCGTGGGCGTGGCCACCATCACAGCCACGGCAACGCCAGTGTGAAGGCCGCTTTCGTCCACGTGGTGGGAGATCTGGTGCAAAGTGTGGGAGTCCTGCTGGCTGCCACCATCATCCACTTCTGG CCTGAATATAAAATAGCAGATCCGATTTGCACGTTCCTGTTCTCCGTTCTTGTTCTTGGAACAACACTTCCAATCACAAAGGACGTTTTCAGAATCCTGATGGAGG gcaCTCCTCAGGGCGTTACCTTCAGCACCGTgagagagctgctgctgtctgtgagAGGAGTTGTGTCGGTTCACAGTCTGCACATGTGGAGCCTCAACATGACTCACTCTTTACTTTCTGTCCACATGGTCACAG GAGAAGATGCTGATGCACAGATCGTTCGCTTGAAGGCGACAAAGCTCCTGCGCTCTGAGTTTGGCTTCTCCAGTGTCACAATCCAAGTGGAGCATTAA
- the dnajc5gb gene encoding dnaJ (Hsp40) homolog, subfamily C, member 5 gamma b isoform X3, with protein MEDPNRPQRKMSTAGDSLYKILGLEKGASAEEIKKAYRKLALRHHPDKNPDNPEAADKFKEINNANSILSDENKRKIYDEYGSMGLYVAEQFGDESVKYYFLMSKCWFKALVVCCGIFTCCCCLCCCCFCCGKCKSPEDGENFAYMDPEDLEAEIREQDAGENAPIVIQPHATNGAS; from the exons ATGGAGGACCCAAACAGACCTCAGCGTAAAATGTCAACAGCAGGAGACAGCCTGTACAAAATCCTGGGCCTGGAGAAAGGAGCATCTGCAGAAGAAATTAAGAAGGCATACAG GAAACTGGCGTTGAGGCATCACCCCGATAAGAACCCAGACAACCCGGAAGCTGCTGACAAATTCAAGGAGATCAACAACGCCAACTCCATCCTCAGTGACGAGAACAAACGGAAGATCTACGACGAGTATGGATCCATGGGGCTCTACGTGGCCGAGCAGTTCGGGGACGAGAGCGTCAAATACTACTTCCTCATGTCCAAGTGCTGGTTCAAG gcCCTGGTGGTGTGCTGCGGTATtttcacctgctgctgctgtttatgctgctgctgtttctgctgtggGAAATGCAAATCCCCAGAAGACGGGGAGAACTTTGCCTACATGGACCCTGAGGATCTTGAGGCGGAGATCAGAGAACAGGATGCAG GTGAGAATGCACCGATCGTGATTCAGCCTCATGCGACCAACGGCGCCTCGTGA
- the dnajc5gb gene encoding dnaJ (Hsp40) homolog, subfamily C, member 5 gamma b isoform X1, with product MEDPNRPQRKMSTAGDSLYKILGLEKGASAEEIKKAYRKLALRHHPDKNPDNPEAADKFKEINNANSILSDENKRKIYDEYGSMGLYVAEQFGDESVKYYFLMSKCWFKALVVCCGIFTCCCCLCCCCFCCGKCKSPEDGENFAYMDPEDLEAEIREQDAAGDHVIIIQPSSDTSDGVFTSTGENAPIVIQPHATNGAS from the exons ATGGAGGACCCAAACAGACCTCAGCGTAAAATGTCAACAGCAGGAGACAGCCTGTACAAAATCCTGGGCCTGGAGAAAGGAGCATCTGCAGAAGAAATTAAGAAGGCATACAG GAAACTGGCGTTGAGGCATCACCCCGATAAGAACCCAGACAACCCGGAAGCTGCTGACAAATTCAAGGAGATCAACAACGCCAACTCCATCCTCAGTGACGAGAACAAACGGAAGATCTACGACGAGTATGGATCCATGGGGCTCTACGTGGCCGAGCAGTTCGGGGACGAGAGCGTCAAATACTACTTCCTCATGTCCAAGTGCTGGTTCAAG gcCCTGGTGGTGTGCTGCGGTATtttcacctgctgctgctgtttatgctgctgctgtttctgctgtggGAAATGCAAATCCCCAGAAGACGGGGAGAACTTTGCCTACATGGACCCTGAGGATCTTGAGGCGGAGATCAGAGAACAGGATGCAG CAGGAGACCATGTAATAATTATTCAGCCGAGCTCTGACACCTCAGATGGCGTCTTCACCTCTACAG GTGAGAATGCACCGATCGTGATTCAGCCTCATGCGACCAACGGCGCCTCGTGA
- the dnajc5gb gene encoding dnaJ (Hsp40) homolog, subfamily C, member 5 gamma b isoform X2, which translates to MEDPNRPQRKMSTAGDSLYKILGLEKGASAEEIKKAYRKLALRHHPDKNPDNPEAADKFKEINNANSILSDENKRKIYDEYGSMGLYVAEQFGDESVKYYFLMSKCWFKALVVCCGIFTCCCCLCCCCFCCGKCKSPEDGENFAYMDPEDLEAEIREQDAGDHVIIIQPSSDTSDGVFTSTGENAPIVIQPHATNGAS; encoded by the exons ATGGAGGACCCAAACAGACCTCAGCGTAAAATGTCAACAGCAGGAGACAGCCTGTACAAAATCCTGGGCCTGGAGAAAGGAGCATCTGCAGAAGAAATTAAGAAGGCATACAG GAAACTGGCGTTGAGGCATCACCCCGATAAGAACCCAGACAACCCGGAAGCTGCTGACAAATTCAAGGAGATCAACAACGCCAACTCCATCCTCAGTGACGAGAACAAACGGAAGATCTACGACGAGTATGGATCCATGGGGCTCTACGTGGCCGAGCAGTTCGGGGACGAGAGCGTCAAATACTACTTCCTCATGTCCAAGTGCTGGTTCAAG gcCCTGGTGGTGTGCTGCGGTATtttcacctgctgctgctgtttatgctgctgctgtttctgctgtggGAAATGCAAATCCCCAGAAGACGGGGAGAACTTTGCCTACATGGACCCTGAGGATCTTGAGGCGGAGATCAGAGAACAGGATGCAG GAGACCATGTAATAATTATTCAGCCGAGCTCTGACACCTCAGATGGCGTCTTCACCTCTACAG GTGAGAATGCACCGATCGTGATTCAGCCTCATGCGACCAACGGCGCCTCGTGA
- the tp53i3 gene encoding quinone oxidoreductase PIG3, with product MMRAVCVDVPGGPENLLLRNVPRPQPKGGEVLIKVHATALNRADLLQRRGLYPPPPGESDIIGLEVAGTVDALGPGVKGGWRPDDRVMALLSGGGYAEYVSVPEELLMPVPPSLTLCQAAAIPEAWLTAFQLLVFIAQVKEGEVVLVHAGASGVGTAAVQLVRLFGAVPVVTAGSPEKLKMVESLGAAAGFNYKEESFTKGVHDFTGGKGANVILDCIGGCNWEQNVSSLATDGRWVLYGTMGGRAVEGDLLGKLLSKRGHLLCSLLRSRSLQYKADLVKAFSHRALPCFSDQPASLRPVIDSTFNLEDIAEAHRHMEANKNTGKIVINVIPQNQETQ from the exons CTAAAGGTGGAGAAGTCCTGATTAAAGTTCATGCAACTGCACTCAACAGGGCGGACCTACTGCAG aggAGAGGATTGTACCCGCCTCCCCCAGGTGAGAGTGACATCATAGGCCTGGAGGTGGCTGGTACTGTGGATGCTCTGGGTCCGGGGGTGAAAGGAGGCTGGAGGCCAGATGACCGGGTCATGGCCCTGCTCTCTGGAGGAGGATATGCAGAATATGTTTCTGTGCCGGAGGAGCTTCTCATGCCGGTTCCCCCAAGTCTCACTCTCTGCCAGGCTGCTGCGATCCCGGAGGCCTGGCTCACTGCTTTTCAGCTGCTGGTTTTCATAg CTCAGGTGAAGGAGGGTGAGGTGGTTCTGGTTCACGCCGGAGCCAGCGGAGTGGGAACAGCTGCTGTTCAGCTGGTTCGTCTGTTTGGTGCCGTACCCGTGGTTACTGCAGGAAGCCCCGAAAAACTGAAGATGGTTGAGAGTCTGGGAGCTGCAGCCGGGTTCAACTACAAAGAGGAGAGCTTCACGAAGGGAGTTCATGACTTTACAGGAG GGAAGGGAGCAAACGTCATCCTTGACTGCATCGGCGGCTGTAACTGGGAGCAAAATGTGAGCTCCTTAGCCACCGACGGCAGGTGGGTGCTGTACGGCACCATGGGAGGCCGGGCGGTGGAGGGAGATCTGCTGGGAAAGCTGCTCTCCAAGCGAGGCCACTTGCTCTGCAGCCTCCTCCGCTCTCGCAGCCTTCAG TACAAGGCAGACCTTGTGAAGGCTTTCTCACACAGAGCGTTGCCGTGTTTCTCAGACCAGCCCGCCTCCCTCAGGCCGGTGATCGACAGCACATTCAACCTGGAGGACATTGCAGAAGCTCACAGACACATGGAGGCCAACAAGAACACGGGGAAGATCGTCATTAATGTGATTCCACAGAATCAGGAAACTCAGTGA